One Phoenix dactylifera cultivar Barhee BC4 chromosome 8, palm_55x_up_171113_PBpolish2nd_filt_p, whole genome shotgun sequence genomic window carries:
- the LOC103710988 gene encoding serine--tRNA ligase, chloroplastic/mitochondrial isoform X1 codes for MISSGYLGGTTLHTLTLAPSLCRSAFLRSPLKTLTLALVTNPHRHHPMLPMPSILRAFSSPAVPTASLATQEGKVTSKPQWKAAIDFKWIRDNKDVVAANIKNRNSSADLELVLELYEKFLSLQKEVERLRAERNIVANKMKGKLEPSVRQALVEEGKSLKEGLVALEEDLVHLTDKLQQEAQCIPNTTHPDAPLGSEENSVLRRMVGSPREFSFAVKDHLQLGKELDLFDFDAASEVSGSKFYYLKNEAVLLEMGLINWALAEVSKRGFTPLITPEIVRSSVVEKCGFQPRGQNTQVYSIEGSDQCLIGTAEIPVGGIHMDSILSEPSLPLKYVAYSHCFRTEAGAAGTATRGLYRVHQFSKVEMFVFCRPEDSDRYHEELIGIEEDLFTSLGLHFKTLDMATGDLGAPTYRKFDVEAWMPGLDRYGEISSASNCTDYQSRRLGIRYRPSPSDPSPASSKKGKGSTPAQFVHTLNATACAVPRMIVCLLENFQQEDGSVVIPEPLRPFMGGLHVIPPTSN; via the exons ATGATATCAAGCGGGTACTTGGGAGGGACGACCCTCCACACCCTAACACTGGCCCCTTCCCTTTGCCGTTCTGCATTCCTCCGCTCTCCCctcaaaaccctaaccctagccctAGTCACCAATCCCCATAGACACCACCCGATGCTCCCTATGCCTTCAATTCTCAGGGCCTTCTCGTCTCCCGCCGTTCCCACCGCCTCCCTCGCCACCCAAGAAGGCAAAG TTACTTCAAAGCCCCAATGGAAAGCAGCGATTGATTTCAAGTGGATCCGAGACAACAAGGATGTAGTTGCTGCCAATATCAAGAACAGGAACTCCAGTGCGGATTTGGAGCTCGTGCTCGAGCTCTATGAGAAGTTCTTGAGCCTGCAGAAG GAAGTTGAACGGCTCCGAGCTGAAAGGAATATAGTTGCTAATAAAATGAAAGGGAAACTAGAGCCATCCGTGCGTCAAGCTCTTGTTGAAGAAG GAAAGAGTTTGAAAGAAGGACTTGTTGCCCTTGAAGAAGATCTTGTTCATCTAACAGATAAGCTTCAACAGGAAGCACAGTGTATACCGAACACTACTCATCCAGATGCTCCTCTAGGGAGCGAGGAGAATTCTGTACTGCGAAGGATG GTAGGCAGTCCAAGGGAGTTCAGTTTTGCTGTGAAAGATCATCTTCAACTGGGGAAAGAACTTGATTTGTTTGATTTTGATGCAGCAAGTGAG GTCAGTGGTTCAAAGTTCTACTACCTAAAGAATGAGGCTGTTTTGCTAGAAATGGGCCTTATAAATTGGGCACTTGCAGAAGTTTCAAAACGGGGGTTTACACCTCTTATTACTCCAGAAATTGTCCGATCATCTGTTGTTGAAAAGTGTGGGTTTCAACCCCGGGGCCAAAACACTCAG GTTTATTCTATTGAAGGCAGTGATCAGTGCCTCATTGGAACTGCAGAGATTCCTGTTGGAGGCATCCACATGGATTCAATTCTTTCTGAACCTTCGTTGCCTTTGAAGTATGTAGCATATTCTCACTGTTTTCGTACTGAAGCTGGTGCTGCGGGAACTGCAACAAG GGGCCTTTATCGGGTACACCAGTTCAGCAAGGTTGAGATGTTCGTCTTCTGTCGGCCAGAAGACAGCGACCGGTACCATGAGGAACTAATTGGAATCGAAGAAGATCTATTCACTTCTCTTGGTCTTCATTTCAA GACTTTGGATATGGCAACAGGTGATTTGGGTGCACCCACATACCGCAAATTTGATGTAGAGGCATGGATGCCAGGACTAGATCGGTATGGCGAG ATATCAAGTGCATCGAACTGCACAGATTATCAAAGCCGGAGGCTGGGCATCCGTTACCGTCCATCTCCATCTGATCCATCACCGGCGAGTTCAAAGAAAGGCAAGGGCAGCACACCTGCACAGTTTGTGCACACCCTTAATGCCACTGCATGTGCTGTCCCACGCATGATCGTATGTTTGCTGGAAAACTTCCAGCAAGAGGATGGCTCTGTAGTGATTCCGGAGCCTCTAAGGCCGTTCATGGGTGGACTTCATGTTATCCCCCCAACATCCAACTAA
- the LOC103710988 gene encoding serine--tRNA ligase, chloroplastic/mitochondrial isoform X2, whose translation MKGKLEPSVRQALVEEGKSLKEGLVALEEDLVHLTDKLQQEAQCIPNTTHPDAPLGSEENSVLRRMVGSPREFSFAVKDHLQLGKELDLFDFDAASEVSGSKFYYLKNEAVLLEMGLINWALAEVSKRGFTPLITPEIVRSSVVEKCGFQPRGQNTQVYSIEGSDQCLIGTAEIPVGGIHMDSILSEPSLPLKYVAYSHCFRTEAGAAGTATRGLYRVHQFSKVEMFVFCRPEDSDRYHEELIGIEEDLFTSLGLHFKTLDMATGDLGAPTYRKFDVEAWMPGLDRYGEISSASNCTDYQSRRLGIRYRPSPSDPSPASSKKGKGSTPAQFVHTLNATACAVPRMIVCLLENFQQEDGSVVIPEPLRPFMGGLHVIPPTSN comes from the exons ATGAAAGGGAAACTAGAGCCATCCGTGCGTCAAGCTCTTGTTGAAGAAG GAAAGAGTTTGAAAGAAGGACTTGTTGCCCTTGAAGAAGATCTTGTTCATCTAACAGATAAGCTTCAACAGGAAGCACAGTGTATACCGAACACTACTCATCCAGATGCTCCTCTAGGGAGCGAGGAGAATTCTGTACTGCGAAGGATG GTAGGCAGTCCAAGGGAGTTCAGTTTTGCTGTGAAAGATCATCTTCAACTGGGGAAAGAACTTGATTTGTTTGATTTTGATGCAGCAAGTGAG GTCAGTGGTTCAAAGTTCTACTACCTAAAGAATGAGGCTGTTTTGCTAGAAATGGGCCTTATAAATTGGGCACTTGCAGAAGTTTCAAAACGGGGGTTTACACCTCTTATTACTCCAGAAATTGTCCGATCATCTGTTGTTGAAAAGTGTGGGTTTCAACCCCGGGGCCAAAACACTCAG GTTTATTCTATTGAAGGCAGTGATCAGTGCCTCATTGGAACTGCAGAGATTCCTGTTGGAGGCATCCACATGGATTCAATTCTTTCTGAACCTTCGTTGCCTTTGAAGTATGTAGCATATTCTCACTGTTTTCGTACTGAAGCTGGTGCTGCGGGAACTGCAACAAG GGGCCTTTATCGGGTACACCAGTTCAGCAAGGTTGAGATGTTCGTCTTCTGTCGGCCAGAAGACAGCGACCGGTACCATGAGGAACTAATTGGAATCGAAGAAGATCTATTCACTTCTCTTGGTCTTCATTTCAA GACTTTGGATATGGCAACAGGTGATTTGGGTGCACCCACATACCGCAAATTTGATGTAGAGGCATGGATGCCAGGACTAGATCGGTATGGCGAG ATATCAAGTGCATCGAACTGCACAGATTATCAAAGCCGGAGGCTGGGCATCCGTTACCGTCCATCTCCATCTGATCCATCACCGGCGAGTTCAAAGAAAGGCAAGGGCAGCACACCTGCACAGTTTGTGCACACCCTTAATGCCACTGCATGTGCTGTCCCACGCATGATCGTATGTTTGCTGGAAAACTTCCAGCAAGAGGATGGCTCTGTAGTGATTCCGGAGCCTCTAAGGCCGTTCATGGGTGGACTTCATGTTATCCCCCCAACATCCAACTAA